A stretch of Acidimicrobiales bacterium DNA encodes these proteins:
- a CDS encoding EAL domain-containing protein yields MTSADHDIPSPAPAPGHGRDGLAVADAVGRALAGAGLDDALEGYGRALRILAEGFDAYVTAIMRFEDDGAHVSALWGPTGLVRDPQLRVGEDLLPPGAPLRSRGESMLLTPDDFDNDFGTLMRQIGDGASMLVTPIFDEDIVSGAVAVLAPDLDDLDDSDRMAVQLCGEILWRHMRHHDAREELRQRADVAEILARVGGRLHEGGIGEARELLDEVLETVGRYVGATAMRTYEWAEGRLHFLLEWAESGEADPGHRDLSAAAVEHLGQGGIYRFDEFNTVPDVEDLVAGFNSGVVVPGIVEGELVGVFVVGRIDNRPLADTALELVTNAVAMLGQFRMRMGAELDLVRRGVVEQARTEIAESFLNATAATVDETAQAALERIGGVFGARRVRFAEIEPAVGQVSVVMEWSDGTRPQLPTEFDLPGDVQTWHEPFVLQPEDVLAAWGRVTTAATMIVPTAVGDDVRAVLTLTGDRVGAELPADELRTLTDLAGVILQARARAAEERQQEYRQVLDDLQLRLGARFLDRSVVDSADVITWALGELGEALDTDVISFAEYLGSSDGTVHSWSRDGESLEPTGPGLDKSVFQAHCQRVLDSGRPTETRSRQLPDGIRLPAEAVAGSEFSMLVVPFRSPGIALLLGVCSLRDREWTPVERALLQQVIGQIRQFIDVVSSRAQLEYDATHDALTGLANRRKLADEFTGQLATGGRGALLMIDVDRFKVVNDSLGHSAGDAVLVAIAERIRRSLRGSDVVARFGGDEFAVLVHGDSDMELAVTAQRLIEVIREPIIVHGTTVIPTCSVGIARSSGGDDVEAVLRHADAALYDAKTKGRDRYEFFDEAHRATLRDRLHLETDLRRGVAAGEFLPWFQPEYDLITNEIVGVEALVRWDHPTEGVIEAARFIDTAEEIGLAPELSRLVLGRSFETLQRWVADGFETRIRVNVAAAQLQSGELAEQISRALDAHEVPASLLCVEITERSLMLDADSAIDALQAVRDLGVEVAVDDFGTGFSSLARLKHLPVDTLKIDRSFVSGIVTSSTDREIVRTIIWLSRGLGLDVVAEGVEETAQAEMLLELGCRRAQGWLWSKAVPAEDVPRLARV; encoded by the coding sequence GTGACCTCGGCCGACCACGACATTCCATCGCCCGCCCCCGCTCCGGGCCACGGACGCGATGGCCTGGCCGTCGCCGACGCCGTCGGTCGGGCGTTGGCGGGCGCGGGACTCGACGACGCGCTCGAGGGCTACGGCCGCGCCCTTCGGATCCTGGCGGAGGGCTTCGACGCGTATGTCACCGCCATCATGCGATTCGAGGACGACGGGGCCCACGTGTCGGCACTGTGGGGACCCACGGGTCTGGTGCGCGACCCCCAGCTGCGCGTCGGTGAGGACCTGCTCCCGCCCGGCGCTCCGCTGCGATCGAGAGGCGAGTCCATGCTTCTCACCCCCGACGACTTCGACAACGACTTCGGCACGTTGATGCGCCAGATCGGGGATGGCGCGTCGATGCTCGTGACGCCGATCTTCGACGAGGACATCGTGTCCGGTGCGGTGGCCGTGCTGGCACCCGACCTGGATGACCTCGACGACAGCGACCGCATGGCCGTCCAGCTGTGTGGCGAGATCCTGTGGCGCCACATGCGTCATCACGACGCCCGCGAAGAGCTTCGTCAGCGGGCCGACGTGGCCGAGATCCTGGCCCGCGTCGGCGGGCGGCTCCACGAGGGAGGGATCGGCGAAGCGCGCGAGCTGCTGGACGAGGTGCTCGAGACGGTCGGCCGCTACGTCGGGGCGACGGCGATGCGCACGTACGAGTGGGCCGAGGGTCGCCTGCACTTCCTGCTCGAGTGGGCGGAGTCCGGTGAGGCCGATCCCGGCCATCGGGATCTGTCGGCTGCGGCGGTCGAGCACCTCGGTCAGGGCGGCATCTATCGCTTCGACGAGTTCAACACGGTTCCGGACGTCGAAGATCTCGTCGCCGGGTTCAACAGCGGGGTGGTCGTTCCGGGCATCGTCGAGGGTGAGCTCGTCGGCGTGTTCGTCGTCGGCCGGATCGACAATCGGCCGCTCGCCGACACGGCGCTCGAACTCGTGACGAACGCCGTCGCGATGTTGGGACAGTTCCGCATGCGCATGGGTGCGGAACTCGACCTCGTTCGCCGCGGTGTGGTCGAGCAGGCACGGACCGAGATCGCGGAGTCCTTCCTCAACGCGACCGCGGCGACGGTGGACGAGACGGCGCAGGCCGCCCTCGAACGGATCGGCGGCGTGTTCGGGGCGCGCCGGGTTCGTTTCGCCGAGATCGAGCCGGCGGTCGGACAGGTGTCCGTGGTCATGGAGTGGTCCGACGGCACTCGGCCGCAGCTCCCGACCGAGTTCGACCTGCCTGGGGACGTTCAGACGTGGCACGAGCCCTTCGTCCTGCAGCCGGAGGACGTACTCGCCGCCTGGGGGCGGGTCACCACCGCGGCCACGATGATCGTCCCGACCGCGGTCGGTGACGATGTCCGAGCGGTGTTGACCCTCACCGGTGACCGCGTGGGAGCGGAGCTCCCGGCCGACGAGCTGCGGACCCTGACGGATCTCGCCGGGGTGATCCTCCAGGCCCGGGCGCGGGCGGCCGAGGAGCGTCAGCAGGAGTACCGGCAGGTCCTCGACGACCTCCAGCTCCGGCTCGGTGCCCGCTTCCTCGATCGGTCCGTCGTCGACTCCGCCGACGTGATCACGTGGGCCCTCGGCGAGCTGGGGGAGGCGCTCGACACCGATGTCATCTCGTTCGCGGAGTACCTCGGGAGCTCCGACGGCACCGTGCACTCCTGGAGTCGCGACGGCGAGAGCCTGGAGCCCACGGGCCCGGGGCTCGACAAGTCCGTCTTTCAGGCGCACTGTCAGCGCGTTCTCGACTCCGGTCGGCCCACCGAGACCCGGTCGCGCCAGCTGCCCGACGGGATCCGCCTGCCCGCCGAAGCTGTGGCGGGATCCGAGTTCTCCATGCTGGTCGTGCCCTTCCGCTCGCCGGGCATCGCCCTCCTCCTCGGCGTGTGCTCGTTGCGCGACCGCGAATGGACGCCCGTCGAGCGGGCACTGTTGCAACAGGTCATCGGCCAGATTCGTCAGTTCATCGACGTGGTCAGCAGCCGGGCGCAGCTCGAGTACGACGCCACCCATGACGCGTTGACCGGCCTCGCCAACCGCCGCAAGCTCGCCGACGAGTTCACGGGCCAGCTCGCCACCGGCGGCCGCGGCGCACTGCTCATGATCGACGTCGACCGGTTCAAGGTGGTCAACGACTCGCTCGGTCACAGCGCCGGGGACGCCGTGCTGGTGGCGATCGCCGAACGGATCCGGCGCTCCCTTCGCGGCTCGGACGTGGTGGCCCGATTCGGCGGCGACGAGTTCGCCGTGCTCGTGCACGGCGACTCGGACATGGAGCTCGCGGTGACGGCACAACGGCTGATCGAGGTCATCCGCGAGCCCATCATCGTCCACGGCACGACGGTGATCCCGACCTGCAGCGTGGGCATCGCCAGATCATCCGGTGGCGACGACGTGGAGGCCGTGCTGCGCCACGCCGACGCCGCCCTGTACGACGCCAAGACGAAGGGGCGTGACCGCTACGAGTTCTTCGACGAGGCCCATCGAGCCACGCTGCGCGATCGGCTCCACCTCGAGACGGACCTCCGTCGGGGCGTTGCCGCCGGAGAGTTCCTGCCGTGGTTCCAGCCCGAGTACGACCTCATCACGAACGAGATCGTGGGCGTCGAGGCGCTCGTCCGCTGGGACCACCCGACCGAGGGCGTGATCGAGGCCGCGCGGTTCATCGACACCGCCGAGGAGATCGGCCTCGCCCCCGAGTTGAGCCGGCTCGTGCTCGGCCGCAGCTTCGAGACGCTCCAGCGCTGGGTCGCCGACGGCTTCGAGACCCGCATCCGGGTGAATGTGGCGGCCGCCCAACTCCAGTCCGGTGAGCTCGCCGAGCAGATCTCACGGGCGCTCGACGCGCACGAGGTGCCCGCGAGCCTGTTGTGTGTGGAGATCACCGAGCGTTCCCTGATGCTCGACGCCGACAGTGCGATCGACGCTCTCCAGGCCGTGCGCGACCTCGGCGTCGAGGTGGCGGTGGACGACTTCGGCACCGGGTTCAGTTCGCTCGCCCGCCTCAAGCATCTGCCGGTCGACACACTCAAGATCGACCGGTCCTTCGTCAGCGGCATCGTGACCAGTTCGACCGACCGGGAGATCGTGCGCACGATCATCTGGCTGAGCCGGGGCCTCGGCCTCGATGTCGTCGCCGAAGGCGTCGAGGAGACGGCGCAGGCCGAGATGCTCCTCGAGCTCGGTTGCCGTCGGGCCCAGGGTTGGCTGTGGTCGAAGGCGGTTCCGGCCGAGGACGTGCCTCGCCTCGCTCGTGTCTGA
- a CDS encoding rhodanese-like domain-containing protein: MTIPATDTISTAELQRLRVDDPTTRVLDVRTGGEFETVHIPGSFNVPLDTLGEHVADLADVAHPVVLVCQSGGRASQAHGALRGAGKERLHILEGGIAAWQAADGEVAQGDVERWAMDRQVRLVAGSLVVAGVLTSIAVPKAKWLAAGVGGGLLYSAVSNTCAMANMLGRLPYNRTSCDIESVLRDLHAEAA, encoded by the coding sequence ATGACCATTCCCGCAACCGACACCATCTCGACCGCCGAGCTCCAGCGGCTCCGCGTCGACGACCCGACCACCCGGGTGCTCGATGTGCGCACCGGCGGCGAGTTCGAGACGGTCCACATCCCGGGCTCGTTCAACGTTCCGCTCGACACGCTGGGGGAGCACGTGGCCGATCTCGCCGACGTCGCCCACCCGGTCGTCCTCGTCTGCCAATCGGGGGGCCGAGCCAGCCAGGCCCACGGTGCCCTCCGCGGCGCCGGCAAGGAGCGGCTCCACATCCTCGAAGGCGGTATCGCCGCCTGGCAGGCCGCGGACGGTGAGGTCGCCCAGGGCGACGTCGAGCGGTGGGCAATGGATCGTCAGGTCCGACTCGTCGCCGGCTCGCTCGTGGTCGCCGGGGTGCTGACGAGCATCGCCGTGCCGAAGGCCAAGTGGCTCGCCGCGGGCGTCGGTGGCGGCCTCCTCTACTCGGCCGTTTCCAACACGTGCGCGATGGCCAACATGCTCGGCCGACTGCCCTACAACCGCACGAGCTGTGACATCGAGTCGGTCCTGCGTGACCTGCACGCGGAGGCGGCCTGA
- the mftB gene encoding mycofactocin biosynthesis chaperone MftB (MftB, a small protein, is a peptide chaperone that assists the radical SAM enzyme MftC in performing two modifications to the C-terminal Val-Tyr dipeptide of the mycofactocin precursor peptide, MftA. MftB's role is analogous to the role of PqqD in the biosynthesis of PQQ, a cofactor that derives entirely from a Tyr and a Glu in the precursor PqqA.), giving the protein MTFDASSSYRLHERVALRPEPFGALAYHYGNRRLNFLRAPELVTLVESLDQHATAREAFDAVGIDPRRWPSFEKALASLAASDFLVAA; this is encoded by the coding sequence GTGACCTTCGACGCCTCGTCGTCGTACCGGTTGCACGAGCGTGTCGCCCTGCGTCCCGAACCCTTCGGTGCGCTGGCCTACCACTACGGCAACCGGCGTCTGAACTTCCTGCGCGCGCCCGAGCTCGTCACCCTCGTGGAGTCGCTCGACCAGCACGCGACGGCGCGGGAGGCCTTCGACGCCGTCGGCATCGACCCCCGGCGCTGGCCCTCCTTCGAGAAGGCGCTCGCGTCGCTCGCCGCATCCGACTTCCTGGTGGCCGCATGA
- a CDS encoding TIGR03617 family F420-dependent LLM class oxidoreductase, producing MELDIMATATGLRDMQRHAKAVEDAGFATMWLTEGGRTAYLSAAAAGLATERLGIGTAVAVAFPRSPMITASIAWELADNTGGRFTLGLGTQIKAHIERRYSAEYAPPGPRMKEYVESLHAIFRAFRGEEKLHFDGDFYSFSLLPAQWSPGPIDAPDPPIFVSAVLPWMSRMAGEICDGIHIHPFNSAQYLTDVQRPHVEEGVARAGRDLADVTFEIPVMTPVGDTDEELAETREAARQMIAFYGSTRTYSPVFETHGFDGLSDQLHAKQREGDLAGLVGLITDDVLDHYTVSGSWSTLGANLVERYRDVAPTARLMTYTASSQLRKHPDVLDRWAQVARDVANA from the coding sequence ATGGAACTCGACATCATGGCGACCGCGACGGGCCTGCGGGACATGCAACGGCACGCGAAGGCCGTCGAGGACGCCGGATTCGCGACCATGTGGCTCACCGAGGGCGGTCGCACGGCGTATCTCTCGGCGGCCGCCGCCGGGCTCGCCACCGAACGACTCGGGATCGGCACGGCCGTGGCCGTGGCGTTCCCCCGCAGCCCGATGATCACCGCGTCGATCGCGTGGGAGCTCGCGGACAACACCGGCGGGCGGTTCACCCTCGGCCTCGGGACGCAGATCAAGGCCCACATCGAGCGGCGCTACTCGGCCGAGTACGCGCCTCCCGGCCCCCGCATGAAGGAGTACGTCGAGTCCCTCCACGCCATCTTCCGCGCCTTCCGCGGTGAGGAGAAGCTGCACTTCGACGGCGACTTCTACTCGTTCAGCCTGCTGCCGGCGCAATGGTCACCCGGTCCGATCGACGCGCCGGACCCCCCGATCTTCGTCAGCGCCGTCCTGCCCTGGATGAGCCGGATGGCCGGCGAGATCTGCGACGGCATCCACATCCACCCGTTCAACTCGGCGCAGTACCTCACCGACGTGCAACGTCCCCACGTCGAGGAGGGCGTGGCGCGCGCCGGCCGCGACCTGGCCGATGTGACGTTCGAGATCCCGGTCATGACGCCGGTGGGCGACACGGACGAGGAGCTGGCGGAGACCCGCGAGGCGGCCCGCCAGATGATCGCCTTCTACGGCTCCACCCGCACCTACTCGCCCGTCTTCGAGACGCACGGATTCGACGGCCTGTCCGATCAGCTCCACGCCAAACAACGCGAGGGCGATCTCGCCGGCCTGGTGGGCCTGATCACCGACGACGTGCTCGACCACTACACCGTGTCGGGCAGCTGGTCGACGCTCGGGGCCAATCTCGTGGAGCGCTACCGCGACGTCGCGCCGACGGCTCGGCTCATGACCTACACGGCGTCCAGCCAGCTGCGGAAGCACCCGGATGTCCTGGACCGCTGGGCCCAGGTCGCCCGCGACGTCGCGAACGCCTGA
- a CDS encoding DUF2237 domain-containing protein: protein MAKNVLGGELADCGTDPVTGFFRDGCCNTSEEDVGSHTVCTTVTTRFLEFSKEAGNDLSTPRPEWGFAGLQPGDGWCVCAARWLEAALAGAAAPVRLTATHERALEVVPLQMLRAHAVDAEN, encoded by the coding sequence ATGGCCAAGAACGTGCTCGGCGGGGAGCTCGCGGACTGTGGGACCGATCCCGTCACGGGGTTCTTCCGTGACGGGTGCTGCAACACGTCGGAGGAGGACGTCGGTTCCCACACGGTCTGCACGACGGTGACCACGCGCTTCCTGGAGTTCTCGAAGGAGGCGGGCAACGACCTGTCGACACCCCGCCCCGAGTGGGGATTCGCCGGCCTGCAACCCGGCGACGGCTGGTGCGTCTGCGCGGCCCGCTGGCTGGAGGCGGCGCTGGCCGGGGCCGCCGCGCCGGTCCGGCTGACCGCCACCCACGAGCGGGCGCTCGAGGTCGTCCCGCTCCAGATGCTGCGGGCCCACGCCGTCGACGCCGAGAACTAG
- a CDS encoding rhodanese-like domain-containing protein encodes MHRDHPVVDYPTVVDDSTQLIDVREPHELEETGTLPGARNIPLGDLPVRAGELNPAQRVVVLCRSGARSTAACEALTAAGFADVVNLAGGMLAWKEGTNP; translated from the coding sequence ATGCATCGCGACCATCCCGTCGTCGACTATCCGACCGTCGTCGACGACAGCACCCAACTCATCGACGTCCGCGAGCCTCACGAACTCGAGGAGACGGGCACCCTCCCCGGCGCTCGCAACATCCCGCTCGGCGACCTCCCGGTTCGCGCCGGCGAGCTGAACCCGGCACAGCGCGTCGTCGTCCTTTGCCGCAGCGGGGCACGCAGCACCGCGGCATGCGAGGCGCTCACCGCCGCGGGATTCGCCGACGTCGTCAATCTCGCGGGCGGCATGCTCGCCTGGAAGGAAGGAACGAACCCATGA
- a CDS encoding carbonic anhydrase gives MSELWSDLLAAHEQAGAPADGRVPEHRPSVAVLACSDARVPPSVVFDQPAGSLFVVRVAGNTAGPRALASLDYAVEQLGVELLIVLGHTHCGAVAAAFAGDCDGELAAVTAPICAVIDQHPHAEEPAIVRHNVTATLRALAAHDGPTGRATRAGRLALVGAVHDLATGCLDDVTDPSLPPIHPSLETT, from the coding sequence GTGTCTGAGCTCTGGTCCGACCTCCTCGCCGCCCACGAGCAAGCCGGCGCGCCGGCCGATGGCCGCGTGCCCGAACATCGACCCTCGGTCGCGGTGCTGGCATGCTCCGACGCCCGGGTGCCGCCGTCGGTCGTCTTCGACCAGCCGGCCGGGAGCCTGTTCGTCGTTCGCGTCGCGGGCAACACCGCCGGACCGCGGGCACTCGCCAGCCTCGACTACGCCGTCGAGCAACTCGGCGTCGAACTGCTGATCGTGCTCGGCCACACGCACTGTGGCGCGGTGGCCGCCGCGTTCGCGGGGGACTGTGACGGCGAGCTCGCCGCGGTCACCGCGCCGATCTGCGCGGTCATCGACCAGCATCCGCACGCCGAGGAGCCGGCGATCGTCCGCCACAACGTCACCGCGACGCTCCGTGCCCTCGCCGCCCACGACGGTCCGACCGGCCGGGCGACCCGCGCCGGTCGGCTCGCTCTCGTCGGCGCGGTCCACGACCTCGCGACCGGCTGTCTCGACGACGTCACCGACCCTTCTCTTCCACCGATCCATCCCTCACTGGAGACAACATGA
- the mftC gene encoding mycofactocin radical SAM maturase (MftC is a radical SAM/SPASM enzyme that catalyzes the first two steps in biosynthesis of the electron carrier mycofactocin from the terminal Val-Tyr dipeptide of the precursor peptide MftA.) produces MTLSDLSSPDITEPRPDNLVLSPVKQSGLGDQMKRGLDAPICLTWELTYACNLQCVHCLSSSGRRDPRELTTAEAEAVIDELERMQVFYINIGGGEPTIRPDFWHLVEYAVDHGVGVKFSTNGSRIDADVARKLAGMDYVDVQISIDGADAATNDHVRGEGSFATAVQAMEHLHDAGFGEFKISVVMTRHNIPQVDEFKAMADRYGAQLRLTRFRPSGRGADSWHELHPTDQQQRDLYHWLLERPDVLTGDSFFHLSALGEALPGLNLCGAGRVVCLIDPLGDVYACPFVLHDEFLAGSVRDEGGFRKVWQESDLFLELREPQSAGACASCGHFDACQGGCMAAKFFTGIPLDGPDPECVLGHGEPLVEAADQALRPVGADHSRPTPVAFLGRK; encoded by the coding sequence ATGACCCTGTCCGACCTGTCCTCGCCCGACATCACCGAGCCTCGTCCGGACAACCTCGTGCTGTCGCCGGTCAAGCAGAGCGGTCTCGGCGACCAGATGAAGCGGGGCCTCGACGCCCCGATCTGTCTCACCTGGGAACTCACGTATGCGTGCAACCTCCAGTGCGTGCATTGCCTCTCGTCGAGCGGCCGCCGTGACCCGCGTGAGCTGACCACCGCGGAGGCCGAGGCCGTCATCGACGAGCTGGAGCGGATGCAGGTCTTCTACATCAACATCGGTGGCGGCGAGCCCACGATCCGGCCGGACTTCTGGCATCTCGTGGAGTACGCGGTCGATCACGGCGTCGGCGTGAAGTTCTCGACCAACGGTTCGCGCATCGACGCCGACGTCGCCCGGAAGCTCGCCGGCATGGACTATGTGGACGTCCAGATCTCGATCGACGGCGCCGATGCCGCCACCAACGACCACGTGCGAGGCGAGGGCTCGTTCGCCACCGCGGTGCAGGCGATGGAGCATCTCCACGATGCCGGGTTCGGCGAGTTCAAGATCTCCGTCGTGATGACCCGCCACAACATCCCCCAGGTCGACGAGTTCAAGGCGATGGCCGACCGCTACGGCGCCCAGCTCCGCCTGACCCGCTTCCGGCCGTCCGGTCGTGGTGCGGACAGCTGGCACGAGCTGCACCCCACGGACCAGCAGCAGCGCGACCTGTACCACTGGCTGCTCGAGCGTCCCGACGTGTTGACCGGCGACTCGTTCTTCCACCTCTCGGCCCTCGGCGAGGCGCTGCCCGGGCTCAACCTCTGCGGTGCCGGCCGGGTGGTGTGCCTGATCGACCCGCTCGGCGACGTCTACGCCTGCCCCTTCGTCCTGCACGACGAGTTCCTCGCCGGCTCCGTCCGTGACGAGGGCGGGTTCCGCAAGGTGTGGCAGGAGAGCGACCTCTTCCTGGAGCTCCGCGAGCCCCAGTCCGCCGGCGCGTGTGCGTCCTGCGGCCACTTCGACGCGTGCCAGGGTGGCTGCATGGCCGCCAAGTTCTTCACCGGCATCCCGCTCGACGGCCCCGACCCCGAGTGTGTGCTCGGGCACGGCG
- a CDS encoding MBL fold metallo-hydrolase produces the protein MKFTQYYLDCLSQASYLIGDETSGRAVVVDPRRDIDEYVADAEAAGLRIELVIETHFHADFLSGHLELAAATGAEIAFSSVAETEFPSRKLTDGERISLGEVELEILHTPGHTPESISIVVREQPGEEPYAVLTGDTLFIGDVGRPDLLASIGYTRDELADQLYDSLHQKLMPLPDTTRVYPAHGAGSACGKNLSTDTWSTIGDQRESNYALLAPDRETFVELVTEGQPPAPDYFVYDAVLNRKNRELLDETEPPTPLDLDEFDAKVAAGALILDGRGPEEFGHGHLTGSVNVGLNGRYAEFAGSVVPSDVDIVLVVDDGFELEAKNRLARIGFDRVVGHLRHPQAVMAAHPDRVQRASRLTAAEYDVRADEVAGLQLVDIRNPGEFALGSIPGAVGIPVGELPKRLDELDPDTPTVVFCAGGYRSSVGASVLRRAGFADVSDILGGYGAWVETRAASPTS, from the coding sequence ATGAAGTTCACCCAGTACTACCTCGACTGCCTGTCGCAGGCGTCCTACCTGATCGGCGACGAGACGAGCGGCCGTGCCGTGGTCGTCGACCCCCGCCGTGACATCGACGAGTACGTCGCCGACGCCGAGGCCGCGGGCCTTCGCATCGAGCTCGTGATCGAGACCCACTTCCACGCCGACTTCCTGTCCGGCCATCTCGAGCTCGCGGCCGCCACCGGCGCCGAGATCGCGTTCTCGTCGGTGGCCGAGACCGAGTTCCCGTCGCGCAAGCTCACCGACGGGGAGCGCATCTCTCTCGGCGAAGTCGAGCTGGAGATCCTCCACACGCCGGGGCACACCCCGGAATCGATCAGCATCGTCGTGCGCGAGCAACCCGGCGAGGAGCCCTATGCGGTCCTCACCGGCGACACGTTGTTCATCGGCGACGTCGGCCGCCCCGATCTGCTGGCGTCGATCGGCTACACCCGTGACGAGCTGGCCGATCAGCTCTACGACAGCCTCCACCAGAAGCTGATGCCGTTGCCCGACACCACCCGCGTGTACCCCGCCCACGGAGCCGGTTCGGCCTGCGGCAAGAACCTGTCGACCGACACCTGGTCGACGATCGGCGACCAGCGGGAGAGCAACTACGCCCTGCTCGCCCCGGACCGCGAGACCTTCGTCGAGCTCGTCACCGAGGGGCAGCCCCCGGCGCCCGACTACTTCGTCTACGACGCCGTGCTCAACCGCAAGAACCGTGAGCTGCTCGACGAGACCGAGCCGCCGACGCCGCTCGACCTCGACGAGTTCGACGCAAAGGTCGCGGCCGGTGCGCTGATCCTCGACGGTCGGGGCCCCGAGGAGTTCGGCCACGGTCATCTGACCGGATCGGTCAATGTCGGGCTCAACGGCCGCTACGCGGAGTTCGCGGGTTCGGTCGTGCCGTCCGACGTCGACATCGTGCTCGTCGTCGACGACGGGTTCGAGCTCGAGGCGAAGAACCGGCTCGCCCGTATCGGTTTCGATCGGGTCGTCGGTCATCTGCGCCATCCCCAAGCGGTGATGGCCGCCCACCCGGACCGTGTCCAGCGCGCCTCGCGGCTGACGGCGGCCGAGTACGACGTACGCGCCGACGAGGTCGCCGGCCTCCAGCTGGTCGACATCCGCAATCCGGGTGAGTTCGCCCTCGGGTCCATCCCCGGCGCAGTCGGGATCCCGGTCGGGGAGCTGCCCAAGCGGCTCGACGAACTCGACCCCGACACGCCCACCGTCGTGTTCTGCGCCGGCGGCTACCGGTCGTCGGTCGGCGCGAGCGTGCTGCGGCGAGCCGGGTTCGCCGATGTCTCCGACATCCTGGGCGGGTACGGCGCGTGGGTCGAGACGCGCGCCGCGTCGCCCACGTCCTGA
- the mftA gene encoding mycofactocin precursor MftA (Mycofactocin is a small molecule electron carrier derived from the final two amino acids, Val-Tyr, of MftA, the mycofactocin precursor. It plays a role in redox homeostasis and the metabolism of alcohols and aldehydes in Actinobacteria, including Mycobacterium tuberculosis.), which translates to MEPTDVQDQTADDSNEDELVEEELLVEEISIDGMCGVY; encoded by the coding sequence ATGGAACCCACCGACGTTCAGGATCAGACCGCGGACGACTCGAACGAGGACGAACTCGTCGAGGAAGAGCTGCTCGTCGAGGAGATCTCCATCGACGGAATGTGCGGCGTCTACTAG
- a CDS encoding N-acetyltransferase family protein: MELRLATVADAAAIRDIYNREVTETTNTFDLEPRTLEQQRDWLAERLGALGVVVADIDGRVAGFASLSEYRPRAAYRTTVESSVYVAEWARGEGVGRAMMVELVDVATQRGFHTIIANIVGGHEASIALHHAAGFEIVGTQREVGRKFGKWLDLTVMQRMLR, from the coding sequence ATGGAGCTTCGCTTGGCGACGGTTGCCGATGCGGCGGCGATCCGGGACATCTACAACCGCGAGGTCACCGAGACGACGAACACCTTCGATCTCGAACCCCGCACGCTCGAGCAGCAGCGGGACTGGCTCGCCGAACGGCTCGGCGCCCTCGGCGTGGTCGTGGCGGATATCGACGGTCGGGTGGCCGGCTTCGCGTCACTGTCCGAGTACCGCCCGCGGGCCGCGTACCGCACGACGGTCGAAAGCAGTGTCTACGTTGCCGAGTGGGCCCGCGGCGAAGGCGTCGGCCGGGCGATGATGGTCGAGCTGGTCGATGTCGCGACGCAACGCGGCTTCCACACGATCATCGCCAACATCGTCGGCGGCCACGAGGCGAGCATCGCCCTGCACCACGCGGCGGGGTTCGAGATCGTCGGCACCCAGCGCGAGGTCGGCCGGAAGTTCGGCAAGTGGCTCGACCTCACCGTCATGCAGCGCATGCTCCGGTGA